A portion of the Acidisarcina polymorpha genome contains these proteins:
- a CDS encoding multicopper oxidase domain-containing protein, with protein MRFLSASAQRSVFCQLALPLLVLTPASIALAQLPGGMHAMAAPALAQESYSSFASATPAADPADSVCARQPVGSVISSPSQLTSTNGVLETTFSFKRVVDQAGLTRYCYISNTGVQAPTLRVNPGDQLIIHFVNDIPASAAVKAQAMPGMVMKGDAAAAASSDCSATSVGATSTNMHFHGLNVSPACHQDEVIHTIIQPGASFDYTVQIPANEPSGMYWYHPHPHGFSQSQVLGGATGIIIVEGIQNFNSAVAGLPERILVIRDQALTSAEQKISGAQPGDDLSLNYVPVNYPKYTPGVIQTPPATKEFWRVANTSANSLINLEVNIGATHPTLQIVATDGVPVTDGSGNPTTLSAQNVVLPPGARVEFILVTPNAGQGAQLIAQTWNNGPQGDADPGRPLANIVASASTSDGGLPRTSGTPVTIPAVNHSLPPLRFKALDSAAATVQRNLYFSIKSDFSQFYITVAGQTPAPFSMDGPPNITVHAGTVEQWTISNHSLMDHAFHIHQIHFRTLAINGSPVTDYTERDTINVPHWSGSGAYPSVTLLMDFSDPDIVGTFVYHCHILSHEDLGMMGSIQVLPSTSPAPTLTSISRKYGAYGAVVTVNGTNLGATQGNSTLTFNGVPASSTSFYTMTWSNTSITTTVPARATTGDVVVTVAGNTSNGFGFVVYPDPVITRISPTSGPAGTVVTVTGTALMDPQGQGLVTLNNVTVPFTGTQSNTALRVIIPKGATSGELRVHASGAGDSNAASTFTVN; from the coding sequence TTGCGCTTTCTATCCGCGTCCGCACAAAGAAGTGTCTTTTGCCAGCTAGCTTTGCCGTTGCTTGTCTTAACGCCGGCCTCGATCGCTCTTGCCCAGCTGCCTGGCGGGATGCATGCCATGGCCGCTCCCGCTCTCGCTCAGGAATCTTACTCCAGCTTCGCTTCCGCGACACCGGCGGCGGACCCGGCCGACTCGGTCTGCGCGCGCCAGCCGGTTGGATCTGTCATTTCGTCGCCGAGCCAGTTGACCAGCACCAATGGTGTTCTGGAGACGACCTTCTCCTTTAAAAGGGTGGTCGATCAGGCTGGACTGACGCGCTATTGCTACATCTCGAACACCGGCGTCCAGGCCCCTACGTTGCGAGTGAACCCGGGCGATCAGCTCATCATTCACTTCGTGAATGACATCCCCGCCAGCGCAGCGGTCAAGGCCCAGGCCATGCCCGGCATGGTGATGAAGGGTGATGCGGCAGCCGCGGCCAGTAGTGATTGCAGCGCCACGTCGGTCGGCGCCACCTCGACCAACATGCATTTTCACGGCTTGAACGTATCACCGGCATGTCACCAGGATGAGGTCATCCACACCATCATTCAGCCAGGAGCCAGCTTCGACTACACCGTCCAGATTCCCGCGAATGAGCCTTCCGGGATGTACTGGTACCACCCTCATCCGCACGGATTCAGCCAGAGCCAGGTGCTGGGGGGCGCGACCGGGATAATCATCGTTGAGGGAATCCAGAACTTCAATTCCGCGGTGGCCGGCCTGCCGGAACGCATCCTGGTGATTCGCGATCAGGCGCTTACCTCCGCCGAACAGAAGATCTCCGGCGCCCAGCCGGGTGATGACCTCTCGCTCAACTACGTGCCCGTCAACTATCCCAAGTACACGCCCGGTGTCATTCAGACTCCGCCAGCTACCAAGGAATTCTGGAGAGTTGCGAATACTTCGGCTAATTCGCTCATTAATCTTGAAGTCAACATCGGCGCCACGCATCCCACCCTGCAGATTGTCGCCACCGACGGCGTGCCGGTGACTGACGGCAGCGGGAACCCAACCACTCTTTCGGCCCAGAATGTCGTGCTGCCGCCCGGCGCCCGGGTCGAGTTCATCTTAGTCACTCCCAACGCCGGACAGGGCGCCCAGTTGATTGCGCAAACGTGGAACAACGGTCCTCAAGGCGATGCCGACCCGGGCCGGCCGCTGGCCAATATCGTGGCCAGCGCTTCGACCAGCGATGGCGGCCTTCCTCGAACCTCCGGCACACCGGTCACCATCCCGGCCGTTAACCATTCGCTGCCGCCTTTGCGCTTCAAGGCGTTAGATTCGGCCGCGGCGACAGTGCAGCGCAACCTCTACTTCTCGATCAAATCCGATTTCAGCCAGTTCTATATCACCGTCGCCGGTCAGACACCTGCGCCCTTCAGCATGGATGGACCGCCCAACATCACCGTCCACGCGGGCACCGTCGAGCAGTGGACGATCAGCAATCATTCACTGATGGATCACGCCTTCCACATCCATCAGATCCACTTCCGCACCCTCGCCATCAATGGGAGCCCGGTCACCGACTATACCGAGCGCGACACCATCAACGTGCCCCACTGGAGCGGTTCGGGCGCCTACCCAAGCGTGACCCTGCTGATGGACTTTTCTGATCCTGATATCGTCGGCACCTTCGTCTATCACTGCCACATCCTCTCGCACGAAGATCTCGGCATGATGGGCTCGATTCAGGTGCTGCCCTCCACCTCGCCTGCGCCGACGCTTACCAGCATCAGCCGTAAATACGGGGCCTACGGCGCAGTCGTCACCGTCAACGGGACGAATCTCGGCGCCACTCAGGGCAACAGCACGCTCACCTTCAACGGCGTTCCGGCTTCGTCAACGTCCTTCTACACCATGACCTGGTCGAACACCAGCATCACCACCACGGTCCCCGCGCGGGCCACCACCGGCGATGTCGTCGTGACCGTCGCCGGCAATACCAGCAACGGCTTCGGCTTCGTCGTCTACCCCGACCCGGTGATCACCAGGATCTCGCCCACCAGCGGCCCCGCGGGAACTGTCGTCACCGTAACCGGCACCGCCCTCATGGATCCTCAGGGACAAGGTTTGGTGACCCTCAACAACGTCACCGTGCCGTTTACGGGGACGCAGTCGAACACCGCGCTGAGGGTCATCATTCCCAAGGGGGCGACCAGTGGGGAACTGCGCGTTCACGCCTCGGGAGCGGGCGACAGCAACGCCGCTTCTACCTTTACGGTGAACTAA
- the dnaN gene encoding DNA polymerase III subunit beta has product MPGLELEQEKPLVASGAMEISVSRAELLRELTATQSVVERKTTIPILSNFLIEAADDRLTITATDLDQSIKTSCAAKVKKPGACTIPARKLYDYIKLLGDGDISIKLMDNHWVQIRSGRSNTKMVGMARANFPQVPAFPEAGVTKIPSASLKNMIGKTIFAISNEESRYTLNGALLILKAESLAMVATDGHRLAHVEKTGESLANISGEKRTLIPRKALSELQSLLSNSDAEFVDFSDDDHTLFFKVGHRTLTSRKLTGQFPNYEAVLPRDNNKFVVVRSEDLMASIQRVAQFADERSGAVKMRLEQNELKISSSSTDSGESEDTIETPYNFDAIVVGFNSSYLIDFLRAVGNAGEVRLEFKDAQSAGQVRPEDADDEYRYRYIIMPMRI; this is encoded by the coding sequence ATGCCGGGCTTAGAGTTGGAGCAGGAGAAGCCGCTGGTGGCTAGCGGAGCCATGGAGATCAGCGTCAGTCGCGCTGAGTTGCTGCGCGAACTGACCGCGACCCAAAGTGTGGTGGAGCGGAAAACGACCATACCCATCCTGTCGAATTTCCTTATCGAAGCCGCTGACGACCGGCTGACGATTACCGCCACCGACCTCGACCAGAGCATCAAGACTTCCTGTGCGGCAAAGGTCAAGAAGCCAGGCGCGTGCACGATTCCTGCGCGCAAACTCTACGACTACATCAAGCTGCTCGGCGATGGCGACATCTCGATCAAGCTGATGGACAACCACTGGGTACAGATCCGCTCGGGACGATCGAACACCAAGATGGTCGGTATGGCGCGCGCGAATTTTCCCCAGGTTCCAGCCTTTCCTGAGGCAGGCGTCACCAAGATTCCCTCGGCATCGCTTAAGAACATGATCGGCAAGACGATCTTTGCGATTTCGAACGAAGAGTCGCGCTACACGCTCAACGGAGCGCTGCTGATCCTGAAGGCGGAGAGCCTGGCGATGGTGGCGACGGATGGCCACCGGCTGGCGCATGTGGAGAAGACGGGCGAGTCGCTGGCGAATATCAGCGGCGAGAAGCGGACGCTGATTCCGCGCAAAGCTTTATCGGAGCTGCAATCGCTGCTCTCGAACAGCGATGCCGAGTTCGTCGATTTCTCGGATGACGACCATACCTTGTTCTTCAAAGTTGGGCATCGGACACTGACTTCGCGCAAGCTGACTGGCCAGTTCCCTAACTACGAAGCGGTGTTGCCACGGGACAATAACAAATTCGTGGTGGTGCGCAGCGAAGATTTAATGGCTTCGATCCAGCGGGTTGCGCAGTTTGCGGACGAACGTTCGGGCGCGGTGAAGATGCGGTTGGAGCAGAATGAGCTAAAAATATCCTCCTCCTCGACCGACTCGGGCGAATCTGAAGACACCATCGAGACGCCCTACAACTTCGATGCGATTGTAGTCGGCTTCAATTCTTCCTACCTGATCGACTTCTTGAGAGCGGTCGGGAATGCCGGCGAAGTGCGGCTCGAATTCAAAGACGCGCAGTCTGCGGGGCAGGTTCGTCCCGAGGATGCCGATGATGAATACCGCTACCGTTACATCATCATGCCGATGCGGATCTGA
- a CDS encoding DNA alkylation repair protein, translating to MPATAKSEAKPQTRLALLRELEAVADERKAQSHAWFFKTGKGEYGEGDIFLGITVPIARKIALRYTHLPLAEIEKLLASPIHEHRFAALEILVVQYERGDEMLRQQIYDFYLQNTRRANNWDLVDTSAPYIVGEHLRTRPRAVLDRLAASSMLWERRIAMVATLGLVRHGEIKDSFRIAKRLFNDKEPLIHKATGWILREAGKVSREELIQFLEKYAAKMPRTTLRYAIERFSPEERKQWLKR from the coding sequence ATGCCGGCCACCGCCAAAAGTGAAGCGAAGCCGCAAACTCGGCTGGCCCTGCTGCGGGAGCTTGAAGCGGTCGCCGATGAGCGCAAAGCACAGAGTCATGCCTGGTTTTTCAAAACCGGCAAGGGGGAGTACGGGGAAGGCGACATCTTTCTCGGTATCACCGTTCCCATCGCGCGAAAAATAGCCCTCCGCTATACTCACCTGCCGCTCGCGGAGATAGAGAAGCTGCTCGCCTCGCCTATTCACGAACATCGCTTCGCCGCGCTCGAGATCCTGGTTGTGCAATACGAACGAGGCGACGAGATGCTACGCCAGCAGATTTATGATTTTTACCTGCAGAATACGCGCCGGGCGAACAACTGGGACCTGGTCGACACCTCCGCCCCATACATCGTCGGCGAGCACCTCAGGACGCGGCCGCGGGCCGTTCTCGATCGGCTGGCAGCCTCGTCCATGCTGTGGGAGAGGCGGATCGCCATGGTCGCGACCCTTGGTCTGGTGCGCCACGGAGAAATCAAAGACAGCTTCCGCATCGCCAAGCGGCTCTTCAACGACAAAGAGCCGCTCATTCACAAGGCTACGGGATGGATCCTTCGCGAAGCCGGAAAGGTCTCGCGAGAAGAGCTGATCCAATTTCTCGAAAAGTATGCGGCGAAGATGCCGCGGACGACCTTGCGGTATGCGATTGAGCGGTTTTCGCCGGAGGAGCGGAAGCAGTGGCTGAAGCGCTAG
- the rpsT gene encoding 30S ribosomal protein S20 — MANHVSSLKRARQTEKKTAVNRANRSRVRGSLRSLREAIAKGDHTAAQEQLRLTTSALDKSVQKGILHDNTASRYKSRLNARVKALLVKAA, encoded by the coding sequence ATGGCGAACCATGTATCTTCGCTCAAGCGCGCCCGTCAGACCGAAAAGAAAACAGCCGTGAACCGTGCCAACCGGAGCCGCGTCCGTGGCAGCCTGCGCAGCTTGCGCGAGGCGATCGCGAAGGGCGACCACACCGCCGCGCAGGAGCAGCTGCGGCTGACCACCTCGGCGCTCGACAAGAGCGTGCAGAAGGGCATTCTGCATGACAACACCGCGTCGCGGTACAAGAGCCGGCTGAATGCGCGGGTCAAGGCGTTGCTCGTCAAAGCTGCTTAA
- a CDS encoding amidohydrolase translates to MLLTRRVVSAVTVSFLAAAAFAQTASPSSPKDMVISNATVMTVTHGTLEHASVWIHDGKIAGVGASVAAPADAVKVDASGKFLTPGIIDPHSHSALDSDVNEATSPVTPSMMMIDAFDNRDKALYQALAGGVTTELLLHGSANMIGGQAVVIKNKFGLSRDAMIFPNAPRSIKFASGENPKRVYGSRNQLPSTRMGNFEVMRQSFEDAKAYMAKWDAYNAKVAKGDKEAEKPGVDLKLEALADVLRGKLYVQIHCYRADEFLTEEAIAKQYGYKIRAFHHALEMYKVAPTIAADGTAIATFADWWGYKDEAWDAIPWNAVMSMRQGVRVALKSDSNDYIRRLNQEAGKMVRYGGATEEEALKMVTLNAAWIIGVDDRVGSIDVGKDADLVVWNMDPLSIYARTEKVYIDGDLFFDSSLPGFGTTHFNGVMHDSGGFGGDDEDEVSSSKQGN, encoded by the coding sequence ATGCTGTTGACGAGGCGCGTTGTATCTGCTGTAACTGTGTCGTTTCTTGCGGCGGCTGCTTTTGCCCAGACTGCCTCGCCTTCGTCGCCTAAAGATATGGTGATTTCGAACGCGACAGTGATGACTGTGACCCACGGTACCCTCGAACATGCCAGCGTGTGGATCCATGACGGCAAGATCGCCGGAGTCGGCGCCAGCGTTGCCGCTCCAGCCGACGCCGTCAAAGTCGATGCGAGCGGCAAATTTCTGACCCCGGGAATTATCGATCCGCACTCCCACTCCGCGCTCGATAGCGATGTCAACGAGGCCACCAGCCCGGTCACGCCCAGCATGATGATGATCGATGCATTCGATAACCGGGACAAGGCCCTCTACCAGGCCCTGGCTGGCGGCGTCACTACAGAGCTGCTCCTGCATGGATCGGCAAACATGATCGGCGGGCAGGCGGTGGTTATCAAGAACAAGTTTGGGCTCTCCCGCGATGCCATGATTTTTCCCAACGCACCGCGCTCTATCAAATTTGCCAGCGGCGAAAATCCCAAGCGGGTTTACGGCAGCCGTAACCAGCTACCATCGACGCGCATGGGGAACTTTGAGGTGATGCGCCAGTCCTTTGAAGACGCCAAGGCCTACATGGCCAAATGGGACGCTTACAACGCGAAGGTTGCCAAGGGGGACAAGGAAGCCGAGAAGCCTGGTGTTGATCTCAAGCTCGAGGCCCTGGCCGATGTCTTGCGCGGTAAGCTCTATGTCCAGATTCATTGCTACCGCGCCGACGAATTCCTCACTGAAGAGGCGATCGCCAAGCAGTATGGTTACAAGATTCGCGCCTTTCACCATGCTTTAGAAATGTACAAGGTCGCCCCGACGATCGCGGCGGACGGCACCGCTATCGCCACCTTCGCGGATTGGTGGGGATACAAGGACGAAGCCTGGGACGCGATTCCGTGGAATGCCGTGATGTCGATGCGGCAAGGTGTGCGGGTGGCTCTGAAGAGCGACTCGAACGACTACATTCGCCGGCTCAACCAGGAGGCCGGCAAGATGGTCCGGTACGGCGGGGCGACGGAGGAAGAAGCGCTCAAGATGGTCACACTCAATGCGGCGTGGATCATCGGTGTCGACGACCGCGTGGGCTCGATTGATGTCGGAAAAGACGCCGACCTTGTGGTCTGGAACATGGATCCGCTCTCCATTTATGCACGCACCGAGAAGGTCTACATCGATGGCGATCTGTTTTTCGACAGCAGCCTGCCCGGCTTCGGCACCACTCATTTCAATGGGGTGATGCACGACTCCGGCGGCTTCGGCGGCGACGATGAGGATGAGGTCTCGAGCAGCAAACAAGGCAATTGA
- a CDS encoding DUF1330 domain-containing protein has translation MKGYIVFNKEKTLDAAEMAAYTDKVASTFVGHDIKVLAAYGKHEVLEGEPTEGVVIAEFPTVEAAKAWYESQEYREVRKHRHNGAIYRAILVEGV, from the coding sequence ATGAAGGGATACATCGTCTTCAACAAGGAAAAGACGCTGGACGCCGCCGAGATGGCAGCCTATACGGACAAGGTCGCCTCGACCTTCGTAGGCCATGACATTAAGGTGCTTGCCGCCTACGGCAAACACGAGGTGCTTGAGGGCGAGCCGACTGAAGGCGTGGTGATTGCGGAATTTCCAACCGTCGAGGCGGCGAAGGCCTGGTACGAGAGTCAGGAGTACCGCGAGGTCCGCAAGCATCGGCACAATGGCGCAATCTATCGTGCCATCCTGGTCGAAGGGGTTTGA
- a CDS encoding amidohydrolase family protein gives MAFHDNFVPGYFGAKLAGMGIAFSALVAFGQAVAPTDLGTPAPIVAITGGKLLTISHGVIENGTVVLSGGKIAAVGAASTVSIPSGAQIVDAKGMTVYPGLIDSETNLGLSEIEADEASNDLVETSEEIFPNMHVSDAFHAETERIPVDRINGITNAIVAPASDDTLPGQDIFIQLAGRDRDQMILAKDVALAMNFSGEQRRRGKDRKFPSTRMGLATQLRQTFIDAQAYAASKSEYQAKLEKWQKGEKKDYAPTPPKMDLKSEALLPYLRGERPVVLGAYESYEIEVAMQIAQEFHLKVVLNHVTHGQEILDKIAAYKVPVIVGPIYDFPSANERYDSVYTLPAELYKRGVKIAFSSAGSANSGSPGGFERNLPYAAGYAVAYGLPYDEALKAITLNPAEIWGVADKLGSLDVGKTANIVIANGDPLDVRTDVKQIYIEGHAIPMQSRQTKLRDEYSK, from the coding sequence ATGGCGTTTCACGACAACTTCGTTCCTGGCTATTTTGGCGCAAAGCTAGCGGGAATGGGTATTGCGTTCTCTGCACTCGTCGCTTTCGGGCAAGCGGTCGCGCCCACCGACCTCGGCACTCCCGCTCCTATCGTTGCCATCACTGGCGGCAAACTTCTTACGATCAGCCATGGCGTCATCGAAAACGGGACTGTCGTTCTCTCCGGCGGAAAGATCGCTGCTGTCGGCGCCGCTTCAACGGTGAGCATTCCTTCCGGCGCACAGATTGTCGATGCTAAGGGGATGACGGTCTATCCCGGATTGATCGACTCCGAAACGAATCTTGGCCTGTCTGAAATCGAAGCCGACGAGGCCAGCAACGATCTGGTCGAGACCAGCGAAGAGATCTTCCCAAACATGCATGTCTCCGACGCCTTTCATGCCGAGACCGAGCGCATCCCTGTCGACCGGATCAACGGCATCACGAACGCCATCGTCGCTCCCGCTTCAGACGATACGCTTCCTGGCCAGGACATCTTCATTCAGCTAGCGGGTCGTGATCGCGATCAGATGATACTCGCCAAGGATGTCGCGCTTGCCATGAATTTTTCCGGCGAGCAGCGCCGCCGCGGCAAGGATCGCAAATTCCCCAGCACCCGCATGGGTCTGGCCACACAGCTCCGGCAGACGTTCATCGACGCCCAGGCCTACGCCGCCAGTAAGAGTGAATATCAGGCCAAGCTCGAGAAATGGCAAAAAGGCGAGAAGAAGGACTACGCGCCCACACCGCCCAAGATGGACCTCAAGTCGGAAGCGCTGCTTCCTTATCTACGCGGCGAACGACCGGTCGTCCTCGGCGCGTATGAAAGCTACGAAATTGAAGTTGCGATGCAGATCGCACAAGAGTTCCACCTGAAGGTCGTTCTCAATCACGTTACGCATGGGCAGGAGATTCTCGACAAAATAGCAGCCTATAAGGTGCCGGTGATCGTCGGACCGATCTACGACTTCCCCTCCGCCAACGAACGCTACGACTCCGTCTACACGCTGCCTGCCGAATTGTACAAACGGGGCGTGAAGATCGCCTTCTCCTCCGCGGGCAGCGCGAACAGCGGGAGCCCGGGCGGCTTCGAACGCAACCTTCCCTACGCGGCCGGCTATGCTGTCGCCTACGGCTTGCCCTACGACGAAGCGCTGAAGGCCATTACGTTAAATCCAGCCGAAATCTGGGGCGTCGCCGACAAGCTCGGCTCGCTCGATGTGGGCAAGACGGCCAACATTGTGATCGCCAACGGAGACCCGCTCGACGTCCGCACCGATGTCAAGCAAATCTATATCGAGGGCCATGCGATTCCGATGCAGTCGCGACAGACCAAGCTAAGGGACGAATACAGTAAGTAG
- the lepB gene encoding signal peptidase I, with the protein MGAKLLNEKHSSRETFLDGIASVFSVLAVGLFALTFIFQNFMIPSSSMASTLLAGDHVVVEREALAPPSTWASFLPYREVRRGDVVVFYKPTEETNGEHIFLVKRVIGVPGDRLHLRNGTVYLNGVAQTEPQAAKPTFANYDPYINDFPAVAPSTEPGVTAVWSLMLPTYIEDGDVVVPPGKYFVMGDNRTKSMDSRYWGFVPRENIIGHPLFVYWSIVIPESGTEEVPLSQRAGASLHELIHFFDETRWTRTFHVIK; encoded by the coding sequence ATGGGTGCCAAGCTGTTGAATGAGAAACACTCCTCTCGCGAGACGTTTCTCGATGGAATCGCTTCAGTTTTTAGCGTCCTCGCAGTAGGACTATTCGCCCTTACCTTTATCTTTCAGAATTTCATGATCCCATCATCGTCCATGGCAAGTACGCTGCTCGCCGGCGACCATGTAGTTGTCGAACGCGAGGCCTTGGCTCCGCCTTCCACCTGGGCCAGCTTCTTGCCCTATCGCGAGGTCCGCCGTGGAGATGTCGTGGTCTTTTACAAACCTACGGAAGAGACGAATGGCGAACATATCTTCTTAGTGAAACGTGTCATTGGAGTTCCTGGCGACCGCCTTCATCTCCGAAATGGCACCGTTTACCTGAACGGAGTTGCCCAGACAGAGCCTCAAGCTGCCAAGCCGACTTTTGCCAACTACGATCCCTACATCAACGACTTCCCCGCGGTCGCTCCTTCAACCGAGCCAGGAGTCACAGCCGTCTGGTCGCTGATGCTGCCCACATACATTGAAGATGGTGATGTGGTTGTCCCTCCGGGAAAGTATTTTGTCATGGGGGACAATCGGACGAAGAGCATGGACAGCCGCTACTGGGGGTTTGTCCCGCGAGAGAACATCATCGGGCATCCACTTTTCGTCTACTGGTCGATTGTTATTCCGGAATCTGGAACGGAAGAAGTGCCGCTCTCGCAGCGAGCAGGAGCGAGTCTTCATGAGTTAATTCACTTCTTCGATGAGACTCGGTGGACCCGAACGTTCCACGTAATCAAGTGA
- a CDS encoding COX15/CtaA family protein: MQSSIASQSVPAPRFLEPLAAPISDGIAPSLRKYAWFVLGWNITVVLWGAIVRATGSGAGCGNHWPLCNGEVFPTSPRIATMIEFTHRAMTGGATFTILALLIWTFRATKGRHLARITAVASTLLLLNEAFLGALLVKLGYVVNNQSLGRFIVLPIHLANTLLLLGALTLTAHFLSRDSGFMDGSVEYRYFGLTLIGLGSTIAVGVTGSLAALGDTLFPNATFAQDFAQSSPWILRLRWMHPAASLLAGIFVLGLIWASSARGSATNRQLANTVIGLLLFQFALGGLDVLLRAPTWMQILHLLGADVFWATLVVLTARLSVVPLGCPGSTCRLRAGR, encoded by the coding sequence ATGCAAAGTTCAATCGCAAGTCAATCCGTCCCCGCGCCCCGGTTCCTGGAACCGCTGGCGGCTCCAATTTCTGACGGGATTGCTCCTTCGCTACGGAAATATGCCTGGTTCGTACTCGGGTGGAACATCACTGTAGTCCTGTGGGGCGCCATTGTCCGCGCCACCGGCTCCGGAGCGGGTTGCGGCAACCACTGGCCGCTCTGCAATGGAGAAGTCTTCCCCACCTCGCCGCGCATCGCGACGATGATTGAATTTACCCATCGGGCGATGACCGGAGGGGCGACATTTACGATCCTCGCTCTTTTGATCTGGACTTTTCGTGCGACCAAGGGTCGGCATCTGGCCCGTATTACTGCCGTTGCCTCAACCTTGCTCTTGCTCAACGAGGCCTTTCTGGGAGCCTTGCTCGTCAAGCTCGGGTACGTGGTCAACAACCAGTCGCTCGGCCGGTTCATCGTGCTCCCGATTCACCTGGCGAACACCCTCCTGCTGCTCGGCGCGCTGACGCTGACCGCCCATTTCCTCAGCCGCGACTCCGGATTCATGGACGGTAGCGTGGAATATCGCTACTTTGGCTTGACCCTCATCGGTCTGGGATCCACGATTGCCGTGGGTGTGACCGGCTCGCTGGCTGCGCTCGGCGATACGCTCTTCCCGAATGCCACATTCGCTCAGGACTTTGCGCAGTCCAGCCCCTGGATCCTGCGCCTACGCTGGATGCATCCTGCCGCCAGCCTGCTGGCCGGCATCTTTGTCCTGGGACTTATCTGGGCAAGCAGCGCCCGAGGCTCGGCTACAAATCGGCAACTTGCCAACACGGTCATCGGCTTGCTGCTCTTTCAATTCGCCTTGGGCGGGCTCGATGTGCTGCTTCGGGCACCGACGTGGATGCAAATCCTGCATCTGCTGGGCGCAGACGTTTTCTGGGCTACACTCGTCGTACTGACTGCGAGACTCAGCGTCGTACCGTTGGGTTGTCCGGGATCTACTTGCCGACTCCGCGCAGGCCGGTGA